Part of the Nocardioides perillae genome is shown below.
GAGGGCCGCGACCGACACGGCCGTCAGCGCCTCCATCTCGACGCCGGTGCGGTCGCTGGTGCGCACCGTGGCGGTGATGGCCACGCCCTCGTCGAGCACCTCGAGGTCGACCTCGACCCCGCTGACCGCGAGCGGGTGGCACAGCGGCACCAGGTCGGGAGTGCGCTTGGCGCCCATGATGCCGGCGATGCGTGCCACGGCGAGGGCGTCGCCCTTGGGCACGCCCTCGCCGCGCAGCAGCGCGACCACCTCGGGCGAGGTCCGCACGCGCCCGGAGGCCGTGGCCTCGCGCGCGCTCACCTGCTTGCCCGAGACGTCGACCATCCGCGCCGCGCCGGTCTCGTCGACGTGCGTGAGCCGGTCGGCGCGGCGGTCGGCGCCTCGGTCGGCGCCTCGGTCAGCGCCGCGGTCGGTCGGTCGGTCGGTCACCAGGCCTCCTGGTCGAGCAGCAGCACGTCGACGGCCTGGCCGGCCTCGACGTGGGTGGTCTCCTCCGGCACGACCACGAGGGCGTTGGCCGCGGCGAGGTCGCCGACGAGGTGCGAGCCGCGTCCCTGCAGCGGGGTCACGCGCGCGACGCCGTGCTCCTCGGCGTGCTCGGCGCGGAGGTACTGCCGGCGCCCGGCGCGCACCTGCACACCGTGGGTGAGCCGGGCCCGCACGGTCGGGCGGGCGTAGGGCACGACCCCCATCAGCCGGCGGATGGCCGGCAGCACGAAGACCTCGCAGGAGACGTACGCCGCCACCGGGTTGCCGGGCAGCGCGAGGAGCGGCACGCGGTCCTCGCCCACCTGCCCGAGGCCCTGCGGACGGCCCGGCTGGAGCGCCACGCTGCCGAAGTGCACCTCGCCGGGCAGCGCACCGCTGCGGGCGGCGCGCCCGCCCTCCAGCGCCTCCTTGACGACGTCGTGGTCGCCCTCGCCGATGCCGCCGGTGGTGACGACGAGGTCGGCGCGCACCAGCTGGTCGGAGAGCGCCTCGGTGAAGGCGCGTGGGTCGTCGGGCACGATCCCGACGCGGTACGCCAGCGCACCGGCACGGCGCGCGGCCGCGGCCAGCAGGAAGGAGTTGGCGTCGAAGACCGAGTCGTGGCCCAGCTGGCTGCCGACCTCGCGCAGCTCCGAGCCGGTCGAGAGCACGACCACGCGCGGTCGCGGTCGCACCCGCACGGCCGCGCGGCCGGCGGCGGCGAGCAGCCCGAGGTGGCGCGGGCCGAGCACCGTGCCCTCCTCCACCAGGAGGTCGCCGGGCTCGACGTCCTCGCCGCGCAGGCGCACGTGCTGGCCGGGCTCGGGCGAGCGGGAGATGCGCACCTGCGCGGCGCCGCGGTCGGTCCACTCCTGCGGCACCACGGTGTCGGTGCCGACCGGCATCCGGCCCCCGGTCATGATCCGCACGGCCGTGCCCGGCGCGGTGGCCGTGAGGGTGGCCCGCCCCGCTGCCACCTCGCCGACGACGGGCAGCACCGCGGGGTCCGGGTCGCCTGCGTGGGCGACGTCGACCGCGCGCACGGCGTAGCCGTCCATGGCGGCGGCGTCGAAGCCGGGCAGCGGCGAGGTCGCCTCGACGTCCTCGGCGACGGCGAGCCCCAGCGCGTCCATGAGCGGCTGCGGGAAGGCCGGCAGCGGTGAGACCGCCGCGAGCACCCGGGCGAGGTGCTCCTCGACGCTCGCCTCGGGCTCCGCCCCGTGCTCCGGCTCGGGCATCCGGGTCAGGCGCTCGGGTCGTCGGCGCCCAGCACCGTGCCGGGCTCGACGCGCTGGCCGGTGCCCCGGCCCTCGAGGGCGGCCTCGCCGCGCACGACCACGTCGCGGCCGAAGGTCCACTCCCCCGTGACGGTCAGGCGGGTGGCCTCCTTGAGCGACGGGGCCCCCTCGGGGAAGCGCTGGTCGAAGGAGCCGACGAGGCCGTAGTGCTCCTTCTCGAGGTCGACGAAGGGCACGTCGGCCGCGACCTGCTCGAGCACGAAGTCCTGGCCGATGCGGTAGACGTCCGAGCGCAGCACGAGCAGGTCGTTGGTCGTCTTCACCGGCACGAAGCGGTCGCGGCCGACCTCGATGGTGCGGGCACCCTCGAAGACCTCGATCGCGGCCCCCATCGCGGTCTCGATCTGCACGACCTCGGGGC
Proteins encoded:
- the moaC gene encoding cyclic pyranopterin monophosphate synthase MoaC is translated as MTDRPTDRGADRGADRGADRRADRLTHVDETGAARMVDVSGKQVSAREATASGRVRTSPEVVALLRGEGVPKGDALAVARIAGIMGAKRTPDLVPLCHPLAVSGVEVDLEVLDEGVAITATVRTSDRTGVEMEALTAVSVAALTVVDMVKAVDKGAVITDVRVERKTGGKSGTWTRDGRPA
- the glp gene encoding gephyrin-like molybdotransferase Glp, translated to MPEPEHGAEPEASVEEHLARVLAAVSPLPAFPQPLMDALGLAVAEDVEATSPLPGFDAAAMDGYAVRAVDVAHAGDPDPAVLPVVGEVAAGRATLTATAPGTAVRIMTGGRMPVGTDTVVPQEWTDRGAAQVRISRSPEPGQHVRLRGEDVEPGDLLVEEGTVLGPRHLGLLAAAGRAAVRVRPRPRVVVLSTGSELREVGSQLGHDSVFDANSFLLAAAARRAGALAYRVGIVPDDPRAFTEALSDQLVRADLVVTTGGIGEGDHDVVKEALEGGRAARSGALPGEVHFGSVALQPGRPQGLGQVGEDRVPLLALPGNPVAAYVSCEVFVLPAIRRLMGVVPYARPTVRARLTHGVQVRAGRRQYLRAEHAEEHGVARVTPLQGRGSHLVGDLAAANALVVVPEETTHVEAGQAVDVLLLDQEAW